The genomic interval ATGGATTCTTTAGTAAAAGTAGATTTAAATGCTGTTATTAATATACCAGATAAATATTTGCTTAAGTCAATTCAAAATCAATTAAATAAAACTGGAGATATAACTTTAGGGGACATGTACAGTTTAACTACATTAACATTAAGCGGAGTTGTTGATTTATCAGGCTTAGAAAATGCTAAAAATTTAGAAACTTTAAATATGGATTATAATGAAGTTAAAGACTTAAGACCTTTATCAAAATTAAAGAAGCTTAATACATTAAATGCACAAGAGCAATTTATTGCAGCAGGAGAGTTAAAGCCTTCTAATGGTAAAGTTATAGGTGACTCAAAAGTATATAATAGAGAAGGAAAAAATGTAGCTAAAACTATTAGAGTTGTTGATAAAAATGGAAATACAATTCTAGAACAAGATGCTAAAGATGAATTCACAATAAACACTAAGGATTTATCATCAGGATTATATGGTGTTCATGTATTATTTGAAGATGAAGGTTTTAGTGGAGTAATGTTCTATTTATTTAACGTATAATAAATGGAAAAATATAAAGTTATTTTGCTTATAAATTAATTTTATAATATAAAAGAACTAACTTTTTAAAATAATTTTAAGAAAAGATATGTTTAGAGTAGAGTCTATAGAGAGGGATTCTACTCTATATTTTTTTGTTTATGATACAATTCTAAGCTTAATATAAATTAAGAAGGAGTTTTTAATTTTATTTATAATTTTTAAATATTAAACTAAAAATAATAGGGTATCTAATAATAAATGTAATTTTTATAGGAGGTGATAAAAATGGGTAATAAAAATAGAAATAGTAAAAAGAAAATGGCATCTTTAGGTCTTAGAAAAGATGAAAATGGAGATTATAAGTATATTGACCCTAATGATACAACTTCAGAATTTGTTCCAGTAAGGAATCATGGAAGAAAGTCTTCTCATAATTAAATATATATTTATTAAAGAGTTTTTTATCATAAACCACACACCTGTACTTAAATTGGTGTGTGGTTATTTTATATTTAATGCTTTTTAAAGGAAATATTATTATATCTTCATTAAAATAATTTTTAATATTTTAAGTTATTTGTAATATATTGACATAAAAACATAAATATAGTAATATGTTGTGGAAATAAATTATATCAAATATAAAAAGGGAAATAAGGGGGAAAAACAATGCGGAAAAAAGGTAACAAACTTATTGAATTTGTTAGTAAGATCATGGCTTTTGTTATGGCAGTGACTTTATTATCAAGCTTACCTGTACAAAATGTATTAGCTAATGAGAGCAAAGAAACAAAGGGAGAAGAGTATGAAATCTATCCAATTCCTCAAAGTATAAAATATGATAATGGCACAGTAACTTTAGGGGCTGATGCTAATGTTGTATTTGAAGAAGGAATTGATGAGGCAACAAAAAACAGACTATTAGAGGTTTTATCAATTAAGGGAATTAATTATGAAGAGAGCAATGAAATAAAAGAAGATAAGACAAACTTTCTAATAGGAATAAATAACTCAGAAGGAGTTGTAGACAAGTACTTTACAGATAATAATTTAGCAAATGATTCTCATTTTGAAAATCATGATGCCCATGTAGTATCAGTTAAGGGAAATGTAATAGCTGTATTAGGTAAAAATACTGATTCAGCATTTTATGGTATCACATCTTTAAAAGCAATATTTAATCAATTAGAAGGAAATGAATTAAAGGAATTATTAATTGAGGACTATTCAGATGGTCAATGGCGTGGTTTTATTGAAGGATATTATGGAATTCCTTGGAGCAATGAAAATCGTAAGGACTTAATGAAATTTGGTGGGGATTTTAAGATGAATTCATACATCTTTGCACCAAAGGATGATCAGTATCACAGTCTTAAGTGGAGAGAGCCATATCCTGCTGAGAAGTTAGCTGAAATAAAGGAAATGGTTGATGTTGGAATAGCAACAAAGAATAAATTTATATGGACAATACACCCATTCTTAAAAGATGGTATGAACTTTGGATCAGAAGAAAGTTATAAAGCTGATTTAGAAAAGATAATAGCTAAGTTTGAACAATTATATAGTGTGGGAGTACGTCAATTTGGTGTGCTTGCAGATGATGCTGAGGGAGAAGCTAATAATCAAGTAAAACTTATGGAAGACTTAGAAAAATGGCGTTTACAAAAAGGTGATGTATACGAATTTATATTTGTTCCTAAGGTTTATACAAAGGAATCAGCTGGTGGAGATGTTAATAATGAATACTTAAAAACTATTGGTACAATGCCAGAAACTATTGATATCATGTGGACTGGTGATGTAATACTTGGTTATGTAACTCAAGAGACATTTGAATTCTTTGAAGAAGCTGTAGGACGTCAAGCCTTTATGTGGTTAAACTGGCCAGTAAATGATATTAACAATAAACGTTTACTAATGGGTAAGGGTGAGATGTTAGATCCAACAGTTACAAACTTTAAGGGAATTGTAACAAATCCAATGCAAGAAGCTCAAGCTTCAAAGGTAGCTTTATTTGCTATAGCTGATTATGGATGGAATAGAGCAGATTTTGATATGGACAAGAGTTGGAAAGATTCTTTCAAATATATAGAGCCAGATGCAAGTGAAGAATTATATACCTTTGCAAAACACATGAGTGATCCAGCTCCAAACTGGCATGGATTATCTTTAGAAGAATCTGAAGAGTTAAGACCAGTAATTGAAGAGTTTACAAGAAGATTATGGGAAAAAGAATCTGTTTTAGATTACAGTAAGGTTATTTTAGATGAATATCAAGAGATTTTAGATGCAACTAATAATTTTGCAACTAAATCTAAGAATGAATTATTAAAGAGTGAAATTAAAGGATGGGTTGATTCTTTAAGAGATTTAGCAGAATCAACTATAGCATATATAAATTCAGCAGTAGCTTTTGAAAAAGGTAACTATGAGGAAGCTATGAAATACTATGTTCTAGGAGAAGAAGAGTACACTGATTCAAGATCTCATAGAACTCCTGTAATAAATGGACAATCTAGACCAGAACCAGGTATAAGACACTTAATACCATTTATTAAGGATTTATCTAAAATCATAGGAGATAATATTGACCAAGTTATAAATCCAGATACTACTAAGTTAACACTTCGTCCTTATACAAATATGTCACCTCTTTATTGGGGACATGTTCAAAATATAGCTGATGGAGATAATACTAGATATTCATGCATGTGGATTCGTAATTCAGCTAAAGAAGGAGACTATGTTGCTGTAGAATTAAATGAGGTAACTAAGGTTAATAGCATTACTTTTGAGCAAGGACAAGATGAAGGAGATGCATTTAACTATGGTAAATTCCAATATTCTATGGATGGTGAAAATTGGACTGATGTAGATGGTGTAGATTATGGACCAAAAATGCATAAGATTGTAGTTGAAGATTTAGATTTAACAGCTAAATATTTAAGATTTATCCCTACAAAAGAAATTTTAAATAACTGGATTGCTGTTAGAGAATTCTCTGTTAATAAAAAAGATGAAAATAATATGAAAGTTAATGCATATACAAATGTAGAAGCTTTAGCTAAGAATGAAGTAAGTATTTCAGAGGAAAAAGCTACACTTTCAGATTTAAATGATGTTACTTTATCAAAGGGAGAATATGTTGGAATTAAGTTAAATAAGCTTAGAGAAGTAACTAACATAGTTTCAGATTTCACAAATAATGATAATTTAACATTAGAAACATCAATTAATGGA from Clostridium perfringens carries:
- the nagK gene encoding hyaluronidase NagK, which translates into the protein MRKKGNKLIEFVSKIMAFVMAVTLLSSLPVQNVLANESKETKGEEYEIYPIPQSIKYDNGTVTLGADANVVFEEGIDEATKNRLLEVLSIKGINYEESNEIKEDKTNFLIGINNSEGVVDKYFTDNNLANDSHFENHDAHVVSVKGNVIAVLGKNTDSAFYGITSLKAIFNQLEGNELKELLIEDYSDGQWRGFIEGYYGIPWSNENRKDLMKFGGDFKMNSYIFAPKDDQYHSLKWREPYPAEKLAEIKEMVDVGIATKNKFIWTIHPFLKDGMNFGSEESYKADLEKIIAKFEQLYSVGVRQFGVLADDAEGEANNQVKLMEDLEKWRLQKGDVYEFIFVPKVYTKESAGGDVNNEYLKTIGTMPETIDIMWTGDVILGYVTQETFEFFEEAVGRQAFMWLNWPVNDINNKRLLMGKGEMLDPTVTNFKGIVTNPMQEAQASKVALFAIADYGWNRADFDMDKSWKDSFKYIEPDASEELYTFAKHMSDPAPNWHGLSLEESEELRPVIEEFTRRLWEKESVLDYSKVILDEYQEILDATNNFATKSKNELLKSEIKGWVDSLRDLAESTIAYINSAVAFEKGNYEEAMKYYVLGEEEYTDSRSHRTPVINGQSRPEPGIRHLIPFIKDLSKIIGDNIDQVINPDTTKLTLRPYTNMSPLYWGHVQNIADGDNTRYSCMWIRNSAKEGDYVAVELNEVTKVNSITFEQGQDEGDAFNYGKFQYSMDGENWTDVDGVDYGPKMHKIVVEDLDLTAKYLRFIPTKEILNNWIAVREFSVNKKDENNMKVNAYTNVEALAKNEVSISEEKATLSDLNDVTLSKGEYVGIKLNKLREVTNIVSDFTNNDNLTLETSINGVEWVEAKTLSETINARYVRIINNTDKDVTFNLNKLEAEYSNNDVNFDIRPTAEAKFEPKNLIDGKLNTAFKPLESAPKSGQLTYRISDKTDIKKFTIVQNPNTISNAIVSIRNENGWKEIGSLGKSFNEFNTEDFENVFEIKVEWDGFAPTIYEIGLSTIKEEVQVDKSKLEEAIKEVEKLKEEDYTKDSWSNLIEKLNLAKEVLSKEDATQDEVDNAIKALNEALNGLVKKEETEGPVDPDKPEGPIAPEKPVDPENPEKPENPEGTDKPETPDKPEGNLPNTGGASSSIFLQLGVVMMASGAFVLKRKKR